A DNA window from Pogona vitticeps strain Pit_001003342236 chromosome 2, PviZW2.1, whole genome shotgun sequence contains the following coding sequences:
- the LOC140703880 gene encoding uncharacterized protein LOC140703880 — MNKEKIRELKIQLGRNGCHMKELTQGKNQIHACHLSRHQITYTEENLYPCMECGKSFSQSSNLRRHQRSHTGEKPYKCMECGKSFSRSTYLSSHQRTHTGEKPYTCMECGKSFSQSSTLSSHHITHTGEKPYTCMECGKSFSQNSTLSSHQRSHTREKPYTCMECGKSFRHSSSLSSHYRTHTGAKPYKCMQCGKSFSQSSALSSHQRTHTGEKPYTCMECGKSFSHSSTLSSHQRTHTGEKPHKCMQCGKSFSHSSHLSLHQRTHTGEKPYKCMQCEKSFNHSGHLSSHQRTHTGEKPHKCMECGKSFSQTSILSRHLRTHTGEKPYTCIECGKSFSQSSALSSHKSTHTGEKPYKCMECGKSFSHSSTLSSHQRTHTGEKPYTCIECGKSFSRSSALSSHKKNSHWGETIYMHEMWKEFHSEQCPEFTSKNSHRGETL; from the coding sequence ATGAACAAGGAAAAAATCAGAGAATTGAAAATCCAACTGGGCAGGAATGgatgtcacatgaaagaactcacgcAGGGCAAAAACCAAATAcatgcatgtcacctcagtagacatcAAATAACTTATACAGAGGAGAATCTGTAtccatgcatggaatgtggaaagagcttcagtcagagcagtaacctCAGAAGACATCAAAgatctcacactggggagaaaccatataaatgcatggaatgtggaaagagcttcagtcgcagcacttacctgagttcccatcaaagaactcacactggggagaaaccatatacatgcatggaatgtggaaagagcttcagtcagagcagtaccctgagttcacatcacataactcacactggggagaaaccatatacatgcatggaatgtggaaagagcttcagtcagaacagtaccctgagttcacatcaaagatctcacactagggagaaaccatatacatgcatggaatgtggaaagagcttccgtcacagcagttccctgagttcacattacagaactcacactggggcaaaaccatataaatgcatgcaatgtggaaagagcttcagtcagagcagtgccctgagttcacatcaaagaactcacactggggagaaaccatatacatgcatggaatgtggaaagagcttcagtcatagcagtaccctgagttcacaccaaagaactcacacaggggaaaaaccacataaatgcatgcaatgtggaaagagcttcagtcacagcagtcacctgagtttacatcaaagaactcacactggggaaaaaccatataaatgcatgcaatgtgaaaagagcttcaatcacagtggtcacctgagttcacatcaaagaactcacactggggagaaaccacataaatgcatggaatgtggaaagagctttagccaAACCAGTATCCTGAGTAGACATCtacgaactcacactggggagaaaccatatacatgcatcgaatgtggaaagagcttcagtcagagcagtgcccTTAGCTCACATAAATctactcacactggggagaaaccatataaatgcatggaatgtggaaagagcttcagtcacagcagtaccctgagttcacatcaaagaactcacactggggagaaaccatatacatgcatcgaatgtggaaagagcttcagtcgtagcAGTGCCCTTAGCTCACAtaaaaaaaactcacactggggagaaaccatatacatgcatgaaatgtggaaagagtttcactcagagcagtgccctgagttcacatcaaagaactcacaccggggagaaaccctataa